ggGTTCGCTTCGATACCCCTCTCACTGATCATGAATCCGAGGAATTTTCCGGAAGATACACCGAATGCGCACTTCGTTGGGTTCAGCCTCATCCGATAATCCTTCAGTACGCCGAACATGACTGACAGATTCTGTAGATGTTCCTCGGCAGTTTTGCTCTTTACTAGCATGTCGTCAACGTAAACCTCCATGATGTTGCCGATGTACTTGGCGAAGATTCTGTTGACGAGCCTTTGATACGTTGCTCCCGCGTTCTTCAAGCCGAACGGCATGACGTTGTAACAGTACAAACCCCTGTCCGTTATGAAGGCGGTGTGTTCGCTGTCGGGGGGGGTGCATGAATATCTGATTGTATCCCGaataggcgtccatgaagctcaGCAGTTCGTGTCCTGCGGTGGCGTCCACGAGCTGGTCTATCCGTGGCAACGGGAAGCTGTCCTTCGGGAAGGCCTTATTCAGATCAGTATAGTCTTGGCACATTCGCCACCCGCCTGTACCCTTCCGGACCATCACCGAGTTTGCCAGCCATACCGGATACGTAGTTTCCCTGATGAAGCCGATGGTTTGAAGTTTGTTAACCTCTGTGCGCATTGCTTCGTATCGTTCGGCATCATACGAACGGCGCTTCTGTCTTACAGGCTTATATGCGGGGGAGATGCTGAGTTTGTGGTTGATGACCTCAGGATCTATGCCGGGCATATCCTCGTAAGACCAAGCAAATACTTTCGAATGAAGCCGTAAGAAGTCTATGAACTGCGCTCGGAGGTTAGGGGTGAGTCTGGTGCCGATCTTAACCCGACGATCGGGCTGCTCGTCGTTCAGGGTTATCGTTTCCAGTTCTTCGACAGGTTGTGTGTGTGGAGTCGGGGACTCATCCCTGGGGTCGTCAATGGGTCCTGTACCGTTCGGTATCCCCTGTACAGACATGGTCTCGTCGGGTACTTGGACAGTGGTTGACTTAAGTGTAGTGGCGTAGCAAGTTCGAGCGCTTAACTGATTTCCCCGGACAGCCCCCGTGCCGTAGGGGGTTGGGAACTTCATCAGTAGCATGTGGGGGGAAAGATGCGCTTTGACCATGGTGAGTGCCGTTCGTCCAACTATGACGTTGTACGCCGTCGGGCAATCAACGATGAGGAATTGATCGTATACAGTCGTTTTCCTTGGCGCGGTGCCGAAGGTGATGGGTAGTTTCACGCTACCGATCGGTTGGACCAAATCTCCGGAGAAACTCAACAAAGGTGTCAACTGCCGGTTTACCTGGCAGTCCTTTATTCCCATCCCTCGGAAAGCTTCGGAAAAAGTCATGTTCACCGAGCTCCCGGTATCGATCAGCACTCTTCCTACGTCGTAGTTTGCGATTTCTGCCCAGATGATCATTGGGTCGTCATGGGGATAGAGGatgccttcttcttcctcctcgcAGAATGTGATTGGCTCCTAACGAACTTTCGGGATTTCCTGGTGCCGATTAAGCTCTATGCCGAACACCTGAGGAAACTGCGCGGCCCGCACATATTGCTTCATTGACCGGTTGCTCATTCCTGCGATGGTGGGGCCACCGCTAATAGTGCTTATCATGTTTATCTGCCGAACCGAATTCGGCACCGGCGCCGTTGGCTGCCGGGTGATGTACTGATCCAGCTTCCCCTCCCTGATCAATCGCTTAACAATTTTTCTCAGGCTTATACAGTCTTCTGTATTATGGCTGTTGTGCTGGTGGTATCGGCAGAATTTACCGGTATCTCGGTTGTCTTGCCGATTGGGTCTTCGGGCATTCGGCTTCGGTATTATTCCCTGTTCGTTCATCAGGACGGCCTCGTAGGTAGTGTTCAACAGGGTGAAGACTTCATTGGCTTGGTCATGATTCGGCAGGGGCGCTCGGTGGTCGTTGCGACCGTACCGCCCTTTCCCTTTCTTCGAGGGTTCTCTTCGATCGGCGCGGTCGTCCTTTCTCTTATGACCTGCCGAGTATGTGTCGGTTCTCCCGTAGGATGTCTCCTTTGCCGGATAAGCACTTGATTCGGCGTTTCCTCGTGGTGCCGAAGCCGTGGGCTTCGAGTTGAAGTATTTGGCCTTCGCGTGGATTGCCGCTTGCTTCATCAGTTCGTCATACGTGCGCCAGTTGCTGCTGTGTACTAGGTATCGAAAATGCGAGGACCGAAGGCCACTCTTAAAGGCGTCGTAGGCTGCCCTGTCGTCTATTTCCGGACACCTTGAGTACTCGTGACTGAAGCGCGCCGCGTATTCTCTCAACGGTTCGTCCTCTCCTTGCCGAATCGTGTACAGATCATCGGCAGAGTAAAGACGGTCCGTTTGAATCATGAAGTGGTTGAGGAAGATCTGCTTCAATTCGTCGAAGGAGTCTACCGTTTCTGGCTCCAACCGGTAGAACCAGTTCAGGGCTGCCCCGGTAAGGGAGGACGGGAATAGCAGGCACTGCCCTTCATCGCTCAAGCCTTTGCATCCTATGGCGGACTGAAATGAGTGGAGGTGTGTTAAGGGGTCTTCCGTTCCCGTATAGAACGGTATCCGAAGCTGCTATCCTTCTCGATCCTACCGAGAGTCCCGGATGCGCCTGGTAAATGGCCCCGGTCGAAGCTTTCCCCACTCCGGTCCTTGGGAGCGGGCGTTGTCATTCTCCATTTTCTGGATTCTTTGGAAAAGGAGTCGTACAGCGGGGTCTCGGCTAGGGATTTCCTCGGAACCGAAGTCTTCTGTTCGCCTCTGTGGGTTGAGTGGGTTAACCTCCGAGTTCCGCGAATGTGTTGCCGAACGGTAGGTGGAAGTTTGCGTCCCGGACGGGATGTACTCGGATTCCGACTCCTCTTCGGGGCCCAACCCCCTCACTTTCCGAATGGGCGACTTGTCCCCCAGGACCCTCATCCATGAATCCCTTAGTCGGGCGCTCATCCTGAATGAAGACCTCTGTCTCTCTACCTCCCGATCATTGATCCGATGTCGACAATCGGTGTAGACCTTCTTCGGGACATGTGGCTGATCCCGGGGTGCCGGGACCACCAATTGTTTGGAAGGAGCGGGCGTTGCCGTCGCTGCCTTATCGCGTTTCTTCCTCCCATGAGGGGTCTGCAGGCTTTCGGAAGAGTGAGTTATCTGGATGTTCTGCGTGTGCTGCTGGTGGAGCAGCTGCTGGGTTTCGTCCATTTTGGACGAAAGAAAGTTGTTGTGTTCCTGAAGCCTCGCCATGTCCTTCCGTAAGGTTGCGATTTGGGCTGCCAGCTCGGCTTCGGCGGTTGTTTGGGTAGCGGGGGCGTTTCCGAAGGGAGTGCCTGGAGGTAGCGCTGGGCTAGCTCCACTCTGCCTTCCGAACTGTCCTCCCTTCTCCGTTAAGAATGTAGGTATTGAAGTGGTCCCCATGTGTTTAGGAGATAGTGGGTTGATAATTTTTCgtttcccacagacggcgccaaactgttgatgcgaaaaagtggttcaGCACGTGATTCGTCAACTTAGTTAAATTATCCCTTCGGTAGGTGACTGTCTTCGGAAGGATAGGTACCTACAAAAGGACACGTTCGGTAAAATCCTTGGGTACCGGTGTGATACCGGCCGAAGGttctccgatgcttaagtaagtACGGATTTAGTAAAGTTTAACTGTCAGATCAATCGATAGCGTACCGTTGGTTCTGATCCcctccttttggggatatgggtctccttatataggccttgggaggtgtgcactgtgctcatatttccgatgtgggactctgggcatggattgtgagcatgGCACATGTCTGATGGTGAAAGGGGCCAAGAGAGATGGCTTCGGTAGGGAGCATGCCGAAGGGGTCCGTTGATCAGTATCGATCCTATCCACGTGTTCGGTGGTAATAGGCCGTTTATTTCGGTATAAACAGCTCAAACTACCCCTTTTGGTCCCTAGTTGTCAAGATGTAAGTTGTCGACAAAGACAAGTTGGGAAACCTCACATGCGAACTTCCACCCCTACTCCGACTGACCAGCGTTTCCACTGCTGGCGCATTGAGAATGCAGTTGTGAAAGGCTAACTAATCGATTCCTTAGAGCCTCATTTGATTAGCACATTTATTTGCTTTCCAACTGCAAAGGCAGCATAAGATGCGATTGCCACGACCTACTTTAATAGCACTGATGCCTCTCAAGTGTATGACCTTAAACGACGCACTTACTAGATGCGACAAGGAGGTGGCTCCATTGAAACCAACTACAATGATCTCTAAAGTTTATGGCAAGAAATCAACTTCCATCGTCGGAATAAGATGAAGTGTGACTTCGATATCAAGGAGCACAATGCCAATCTTCAAGAAGATCTTGTTTATATCTTCTTGCATTGCTTGGATGACCGACTTGACAAGGCCCTCAAAGAAGTTCTTCAAATGTCTCCGTTTTTCACTGTTGAGCAGGCATATGCTTTTGTCCGACGCGAAGATCTCCGACAAGCTATCGTAATGGATACTTAGGCGTCAATCGCAGTTGGTTGGTGGCCAAGGGAACTCACTGGCTAGTCGGCCATACCTCGACTAATCGGCCTGGCTAGCCACCTTCTTCTACAGACGCGCCCCTTCAGATGCAGTCTTATCCCATGGCTGTTGGCTCATCTGCCTGCCCAACTATCCAACCTCCTCAACCCAAGGCTCCAACATACGGGAAGGGATGTACTCACTGTGCAATTCCTAAACACACTCGGGAAACTTGTTACAAACTACACGGGTATGGTGGGAAGGACACAAAGGTAGAAAAGTTGCGCTTGGATCTGGTCGTGCAACTCTCATCACCACCGAACCTCAATTATCATTGGTTCCTTAGGCCAGATCCACCCTCCCCTCGACATCTTCTGATGACTCCTAGATTTTGGGCGACTCAGGTAACTGTGGCTTTGTATTTCATACTTCTACCTCAAGTCCTGCTCCTGACGTTTGATCAAAATGATTTTCTAAGCACCTCCCTTTGCCACCGCACTAGTGTTGCTAATGCAAATGGCATTGCTTATCCTGTGACTAGAGCGGGCGCTATTgccctttcctcttctctttcactTTCCAatactttatttgttttgcctCTATGCAATAAATTGTTGTTTGTTGGCGAGGCTACTAAAAATTGTATGCAATGTTGAGGATTTAGACGGCATTAGAGAAATtggtagaaaaaaaaaagaagaagagataaAACGAAAATTGGGTACAAGTTCAAGGAGCAAATCAATAGTTAAGCACATTTCTTATAATtcaacataattaattaactctttaattaattttttctttaatccaTTAATCCAATTAATTGGAGGTTGTCAGAAACGTGGCCATgacaaaaaattacaaaacaaaccaataaAATATGTAAAGGTCTCTCACAAAAATATGGAGGTTGTCAAAAACATTGGCATGTCTTGGACTAGTTTATACTGTTTGGGCCCAGTTTTTACACAATCAAAATTAAAGACATATTGGGCCAAGTCATGCCTTGGgctttaatattaattaaatatcctGGCTAATTTatgtttaataattaaagaattATTATCATATAGTAATTTACTAGAATTAAAGGGATATTCATAAGGATTACTTGGTATTGAAGGTAATCAATAGAAAGATTGATTCTAGTCGATTGTGATCTAATGTTGGTTGTGACCTAATAGGAGATTACTTCCTTCGAAGGTTAGGGTTACTCTACTATACAAAAGATACGAAGATCATCTCTTGACACACAATTTTTCACCTACAAACTTTATACTAAATCCAAAGCTTTCAGTCAAAGACACTCGTCTCTTTACTATTTGCTCTGCCAAGCGTCCTTGGTATCGATTACCAGAAGGCCATTCTGGTTGCACTCTTGTCTTGTTCTGATCCATTAGAACCGTACAGTTCCGATCCTTACTCATTTTCCACCTATTCCTTAGTTATGCTTTGAACCAGAATTGATACAAGGTGGTGGCAACTTGTAGCTATGGTCGATCTGTTTATTTGCTTTCATTCGTTTTCActgttttatttacttttattgcCCTTTCCATTGtattaaattatgaagtccTTATTTGTCTTaaagcttaaaaaaaaaaaaaaaaaaaccctcatTGATTTCGTTTACcgtttcaaattcaattcacATTCTTTTGATTATAGTCATTTACTTGGTGCGCAAgttctcttatttatttatattttcatctattagaatttaagaaaaattaggttttagacataattaactttattaattagtttgtaggatattggatattttggttttagttttaataccTAGGAAAAAATTACTATTTTAGATTAGCCCAAAGAGAGGCCCAGATTCGTTGGCCCATTTGTAAACCTATACAGTAAATGACGCTTTTGCCCCTGAATGTTTAAACAAGGCGCGACTTCTCTGTTTCGTTTTCGTTCTCGTTCGTTTGGCAGCAGCTTCGtgttcttctctgtttcgtCTTCGAGCTCAGTTGTTTGGCAGCAGATTTCGTTCGTTTGGCAGGCAAATTTCGTTCGACgacgagcagcaacgacgagcagcaacgacgacgagcagaaacgacgagcagcaacgacgacgagcagcaacgacgagcagcaacgacgacgagcagaaacgacgagcagcaacgacgacgagcagcaacgacgacgagcagaaacgacgagcagcaacgacgacgagcagaaacgacgagcagcaacgacgacgagcagaaaccaccaccaacaacgaCAACCACTGACGACTATCGAAGCGATTTTCACTCTCTTGGGAAAAAAACAGTAAGAAAATGACCCTCTAACACAGATTTGTCTTCGATTTTAGGGATTACACATTTTTGCTGTTGTTCtttatgcaatgcagtttttggaaaaatggatgaaTCGTTGGATTCAAAACTATTCTTCGTTTAGGTTTTGCTTCGTTTATAGGGATTAACCATTCAAAATCGTTGGATTCaaaatttctggttgtttgtactcaatttcagagtgctttttgctagggtttatgggaatattataactgctcatgaagtcaaacgtgttttgatattcagtactgtctttgcattttgatttctggttgtttgtagcaaattttgaaccagaaactgcaatgcagtttctggttccataattcaatttcagagtgctttttgctagggtttatgggaatgttataactgctcatgaagtcaaacgtgttttgatattctgtttttgtttgttgttttgtttgcattttcaaggctAATGGAGGTGTGTGTCATTGCCAAGTGCACATATAAGTCGGAAACCATcatgttttcagtttcatcaGAGTCATCcatggttgatattttgaagacTTTGTGTCTGAGGTTTTGatattctgtttttgtttgttgttttgtttgcattttcaaggctAATGGAGGTGTGTGTCATTGCCAAGTGCACATATAAGTCGGAAACCATcatgttttcagtttcatcaGAGTCATCcatggttgatattttgaagactttgtgtctgaggtttaggggtttgcaGTTGGGTTGTTTCACATTACGGTATTCGGTGCCCAGTTATCCGAGTTGTTTTCTAGAAACGGATAGCGATTTGGACTTGATGAggacatttttgttgatatcaAATGAGAAGACTGTTGATATTTTAGTGAAGGATTTATGTGGGAGCAGTGAATATAGTGGTgatttttgtgtaaataaGGAGTTGATAGCATGTGAAAAGGGCGAGTCGTCGTGTTCTAGTACTGTCGAAGACAGAAACGAGTTTTTGGGCAGGTCGAGGAGAGCAAGTGCTAAGCCTTTGTTGTCGAATGAGTGGGAGACATACATACATCATGTGGGGCAGAAGTTTGACGGTGGTGCAGAGGAGTTCCGGTTGAAATTGTGCAAGTACGCTCTTGAAGtaggatttaattttgaatatgcCGGCAATGACAAGAAGCGGGTGGTTGCTGTTTGTTCGAATAAGAAATTGGAGGGTTGCAGCTGGCGTGTTTATGCTTCTCGTTGTGAAGCTactggcagttttgtaattcggACGTTAAATAATGTTCATACATGTGCGGGTCGGATACGGGAATCAAAGAGTAAGATGATGAGGTCTCGTGTGGTGTCCTCCCTCATTGTGGACAGAATTCGTGCAAAACCAGAGCTGAAGCCAGTTGAGATTATACACGAGTTCAAAGATTATTATGGTATAGACATTTCATACTACCACGCATGGTTTGGCAAAGAGTTAGCTAAATTGGACGTTCACGGTGATGAGTCGAAGTCCTTCAACGAGTTAGTGTGGTATGTGGACGCCGTAAAGGAAACTAACACTAGTTCTCTTTGCACTCTTGATTGTGAAGCTGGAATTAATCGCTTTcgacggttttttgtgtcttttgACGGTTGCATTGCTGGATTTCAATATTGCATACCCTTGTTGTTCATTGATGCTACGTTTTTGAAGAGCAAGTACAAGGGGCAGCTTCTGTGTGCTTTCGGGAAAGAATGGAAATCAAGGTATGGTTACTGTAATGTATTGcagattttcatttgttgcaatttttagcagaaactgcattgcagtttcccttttttgagcagatttgttttcataaactgcactgcagtttcccttttttgcttatacttgtgcttttggttttgttttgcagggttTTATCCTCTAGCTTTTGGAGTTGTTGATTCTGAGACAGAGGAGAATTGGACTtggtttcttcaacatttggcTTCTATATTGCTACCGATGGGGAGAGTGGTGACCTTTTTCTCGGACCGCAATCAAGGTTTGTTAAATGCAATGGGGTTTGTGTTTCCCGGATGGCCTCATTCTTACTGTTATTATCACCTCAAACAGAATTTGATATCAAAGTACCCGAAGTCAGGTTATGGGAAACTGCTCCAAGACCgtgttatcaatttatttagtagATGCGCATATGCTGTTACGGAGGAAGAGTTTAAGGTAGCAATGGAGGAGTTGGTGATTGTTGGGAGTTCGAAAGTGAAGACATTTATATCTGATTTGTCTAGAGATCACTATGCCAACGCATTTTTCAAAGGAATGCGTTATGGGGAGATGGCAAACAGTTTAGCGGAGTCCTTTAATAATTGGGTTGGTGTGTTTCGAGATTTGCCGGTGCTACCTTTGATAGAAGGGATTCGACAGAAATTGATGGTATTGAATTCTCAACGAAGAATTGAAGCGGAGAAGTGGACAACAGTTTTGTGTCCGGAGATGGAGACTAGACTTTGTGAAAATGCAGAGGCCGGTAGGACTTGGGCAGTTCGTCGTTCTAATAGCACTGTTTTTGAAGTATTTGCTGATTATTCTGTGATGGTTGATCTCGAGCAAAGGACTTGTTCTTGCCGTCTTTGGCAAATTGACGGTTTTCCTTGCACATATGCGGTGGCTGCAATCCTAGCAAAGAGAGATTCAGTTTATGATTACGTGGAGTGTTACTACAAAACCGACTTCTTTCGAAAAGCCTATGAGAGTCCTATTTTTCCTATTCCAGATATTGGGAAAGGATTGGGCAGCAATGGTTCTGCCGCTGGAGTTGTGCTTCCGCCAATTACAAAGAGGCCAGCCGGAAGACCACCAACAAAGaggatcaaagtttttggtgaatttaaaaGGCCATTGAAATGCAGTCGGTGCAGTGTTGCTGGGCACAATAGGAAGACTTGCAAGGCTATTATATGAACACTCCTTctcatttgacaattttttattttagatatgGTTTAGCGAATATATAGTAAGTTTCTGCGTTGCACTTTTTGCAAAAACTGTATTGCAGTTTTAGTTGCTTGTAATTGGCTACACAGCGTCTAATTGgatattgtgattcttttttgaagttaatgaaaattatacaattgttcAATGAGTGGATATTCGTTTTCGACTGccattcaatgcttgttttcagattttgagcagattttgttgcagaaactgcattgcagtttctgtttatttcagatttctgtttatttcagattttgagcagattttgttgcagattatGAGCAGAAACTACATTTCAATGCTGACctacttaaatgtgttttgaacaaagttttagtactttgattatggctttggcttttgggttcttttcacatttttggatattgtgattcttttttgaagttaatgaaaattatacaattgtttaatgagtggatattcgttttcgactgccattcaatgcttgttttcagattttgagcagattttgttgcagaaactgcattgcagtttctgtttatttcagattttgttgcagaaactgcattgcagtttgtttgtttccttttggttttgttgcatCCTGTTCCAAGATTATATTAcagtttatatatgtataggaaATATGTTCTCATATACCATAActagaaatatttacaaacatCCACAAGAATTAAGATACATATTGTCTTGAGTTAACGAAAGGCAAATCACTAGAGACGATTAATTACACAGTTTTTGTGGTGTAGGAGTTTTGTGACATATTGTGCTCGATATTCATTCATGAATTTCTTGTCCACGCTTTTTGGAATG
Above is a window of Prunus persica cultivar Lovell chromosome G2, Prunus_persica_NCBIv2, whole genome shotgun sequence DNA encoding:
- the LOC109947255 gene encoding uncharacterized protein LOC109947255, coding for MGTTSIPTFLTEKGGQFGRQSGASPALPPGTPFGNAPATQTTAEAELAAQIATLRKDMARLQEHNNFLSSKMDETQQLLHQQHTQNIQITHSSESLQTPHGRKKRDKAATATPAPSKQLVVPAPRDQPHVPKKVYTDCRHRINDREVERQRSSFRMSARLRDSWMRVLGDKSPIRKVRGLGPEEESESEYIPSGTQTSTYRSATHSRNSEVNPLNPQRRTEDFGSEEIPSRDPASAIGCKGLSDEGQCLLFPSSLTGAALNWFYRLEPETVDSFDELKQIFLNHFMIQTDRLYSADDLYTIRQGEDEPLREYAARFSHEYSRCPEIDDRAAYDAFKSGLRSSHFRYLVHSSNWRTYDELMKQAAIHAKAKYFNSKPTASAPRGNAESSAYPAKETSYGRTDTYSAGHKRKDDRADRREPSKKGKGRYGRNDHRAPLPNHDQANEVFTLLNTTYEAVLMNEQGIIPKPNARRPNRQDNRDTGKFCRYHQHNSHNTEDCISLRKIVKRLIREGKLDQYITRQPTAPVPNSVRQINMISTISGGPTIAGMSNRSMKQYVRAAQFPQVFGIELNRHQEIPKVR
- the LOC109947254 gene encoding uncharacterized protein LOC109947254, whose protein sequence is MIIWAEIANYDVGRVLIDTGSSVNMTFSEAFRGMGIKDCQVNRQLTPLLSFSGDLVQPIGSVKLPITFGTAPRKTTVYDQFLIVDCPTAYNVIVGRTALTMVKAHLSPHMLLMKFPTPYGTGAVRGNQLSARTCYATTLKSTTVQVPDETMSVQGIPNGTGPIDDPRDESPTPHTQPVEELETITLNDEQPDRRVKIGTRLTPNLRAQFIDFLRLHSKVFAWSYEDMPGIDPEVINHKLSISPAYKPVRQKRRSYDAERYEAMRTEVNKLQTIGFIRETTYPVWLANSVMVRKGTGGWRMCQDYTDLNKAFPKDSFPLPRIDQLVDATAGHELLSFMDAYSGYNQIFMHPPRQRTHRLHNGQGFVLLQRHAVRLEERGSNVSKARQQNLRQVHRQHHGGLR
- the LOC109947256 gene encoding uncharacterized protein LOC109947256, coding for MEVCVIAKCTYKSETIMFSVSSESSMVDILKTLCLRFRGLQLGCFTLRYSVPSYPSCFLETDSDLDLMRTFLLISNEKTVDILVKDLCGSSEYSGDFCVNKELIACEKGESSCSSTVEDRNEFLGRSRRASAKPLLSNEWETYIHHVGQKFDGGAEEFRLKLCKYALEVGFNFEYAGNDKKRVVAVCSNKKLEGCSWRVYASRCEATGSFVIRTLNNVHTCAGRIRESKSKMMRSRVVSSLIVDRIRAKPELKPVEIIHEFKDYYGIDISYYHAWFGKELAKLDVHGDESKSFNELVWYVDAVKETNTSSLCTLDCEAGINRFRRASTRGSFCVLSGKNGNQGFYPLAFGVVDSETEENWTWFLQHLASILLPMGRVVTFFSDRNQGLLNAMGFVFPGWPHSYCYYHLKQNLISKYPKSGYGKLLQDRVINLFSRCAYAVTEEEFKVAMEELVIVGSSKVKTFISDLSRDHYANAFFKGMRYGEMANSLAESFNNWVGVFRDLPVLPLIEGIRQKLMVLNSQRRIEAEKWTTVLCPEMETRLCENAEAGRTWAVRRSNSTVFEVFADYSVMVDLEQRTCSCRLWQIDGFPCTYAVAAILAKRDSVYDYVECYYKTDFFRKAYESPIFPIPDIGKGLGSNGSAAGVVLPPITKRPAGRPPTKRIKVFGEFKRPLKCSRCSVAGHNRKTCKAII